The DNA window CGTTTTTTAGACATCTTACAAGTTCACTTTTAACAGTGACTAATCATGGCTTCCAAAGCTAGTTATTATTAGCTCTCATTAACTTCATTTATAGTTTGGTCCAGATCAACAAATCGATTCACTGTATACTATTCTCTTGATCAGTTTTGGCCTACTTTAGCAGCTCTGTCCTGCTCTTCTTAgaatttgagttatttactctCCAGGAACTTGAGAAGAACATACCCAAGATAGGTTAAGATTAACATATCCATTAGTTAGAACTTGTCATCAAAGCCTAGATTTATTCAACATGTATCCATAAGCTGACCTTTTCCTTGATCTGTAAACTCTAGTCTCACATTATTATGAATTTGGGGCGAAAAGTGCATAtttaagactctttttttttttttcaaagttaagCTGGACACATTCATATTCCagccattaaaatgttttttgaaaatCTCATGGTTAACAATAGCTGAATTAGCAAGCTAGCTAAAgggtttaaaatgtcatttcagtTGGAAAAATGGATGGTTGTAGGCTACAAACAAGAAGCCTGATTTTGTCATTGTTCACTGTAAACTTTATGTTGGGAGGGAAAGGTTGACAGACATAATAGCTAACAGTAACACAAAGGGTTGGACCTTAGCAAACAGTCAAGTCagaacaacaaaatataaactttTTATCCCAAGTCCAGCAGTCTTTCAAATATTCTGTAAAGTACTGTATGTGTTAGTTGGACTACAAAGACGTAGACCTAACTACTTCAAAGGATTGTCCGGGTGTTCTGCTGTCTGAATCATTTAAGCCTTTCCACACGTCGGCTGGTTTGGTCTGATGGAAAGAAGGACCATGAAAAACTCCGTCCACCCATTCTCTGAGCGATGCTACTGGTGATTCCTGTTGCCTGTCTGCCTTGGTCAGCGCCATGTTTGATGGATACCCAGGACCAGAAGAACCAGTCGATGACAGCATACATGGAGGGTATTCTGGATGCAATCGGCCATCTAATGACGCAGCAGTGTGAGCAATGGACCAAATTTTTGGCTTGATTTCTGTACTTCGAAGGTCCTGATTAGGATAATAggtgtttttttgctgttggACCGATGTGAGTTTGTGACATCCTGGGGACGCTCTCTCTTTTCCTTGCGGCGGGTCAGGGTTGCGTGTGAGATGCCGATGTCGGGTGTCTGTGTTAGGGTTTGCATTATTGTCCTCAGGCAGAAACTGTGGCTTCTGCTCACAGTCAGAACCTTCTGATTCAAGCAGTTCAAAGTCATCAAGGTCACTCTGCATGTCTTCACACTGTTGATCTGAAGTGAATGATAAAGAAAATACTTAGTTCACGCTTATCATACtaagagaaaacatgaaaaacattctGACAGATTATGTTAAGCCCTGCTCACCAGAAAGGTCTTTCTCAGATTTCAGAGGCTTCTCAGCTTCGTCACTGTCATCATCACAGCCTCGGTCATCACAACTTTTACAAGCCCGGGGTGACCACGTGACCTTATTCTCCTTCTTTAGCCTTCTGCGTGCATTGGCAAACCAAGTAGACACCTGAGAGCAGAGCAGAATAGaggtaagaaaagaaaattcaatTGTACGAATAGGAGTAGTAAGGAAATTGTACTATAGTGAAGAAGAAGTGAGGAAGATAggacaaatcaatcaatcaatgaagaagagaagaaggaaaaatgaATGTTTGAGGGAAGGTttttaatgaagacaaaacaaggAAGGATAAATCTTTTACAAATACTGGAAAATTATTGAGGGAAAGAAAGACATTATCAGCCTTATTAAGAGATCTTCAACTACCTGTGTAAGGGTCATCCTAGTAATGATAGCAAGCATTATCTTCTCTCCCTTTGTGGGATAGGGGTTcttctggtgttcctgcagccaaGCCTTCAGCGTGCTGGTGGTCTCTCGGGTTGCATTTTTACGACGGGACGCACCATCAGAGCAGGAATACCTGAGCCAAAAGTTTATAATTGTATAAAAATGCAGCCGGGCTATTCCAAAAATAAGTGAACAACCCATGCTAATAAGAATTATTAGCCTTACTCATTTAATTGTAACTATTGACTTGAATTTATGAATCAATGATTTACCactgtgggttagggttagatcATACcagaatgtgaaaaaaaacacctcaaactAGTTCAAGATACTAAAACCCAGCAAAGATTTGATCAGCAAGTGTGTAATAGCTATACAATGATGACAAGTCCTAAAGGAATATGAGGTCACTAAACACAACAGTGCTACAGGCACATAGTAAATGTATATCTCACAAGGGAGTCAGCAGTCCCAAGCGGAGAATATATGATGTTTAGATATTACAGTTCTGAATATAAATGTGGTTTAATTTAGGGGCTATTAAAGCACTTAGCTGGTATTCATACATACCCATATCTGTCATAGGGATACTGTCCCAATGTGTATTCATAAGGATAGTAGGCAGGAGTCTGAGATGTTCCTACATGTGCAGATGCAGCTCCGTCTTTAGGGTCTGGTGGTCCCTGAAAAAAATGGCAAATACCTGATTTAAGTGTTTACTTTGTAACAAAATATATGCCTCCACATTCCACAATAATTCACTTAATTTCTCTTTCAGAGTGACAAAATCTTGAATTTATTTCGGACAAGTATGATAATCAAATCGTTCTTAAATATTTGAAGTCcactttaaaacacagttttactttgttcaacttttcttCCCTCGCGTGCTTACCGGCTATGTGCGCAATTAcgcattttaaaataaaggtgaAATAATTGCAATTATGAACATTGGCTGAAATCCTAAAACTCACTCTGGAATAGAGAGCGGTGGCGTCGCTGGCGCAGGTGTTGTAGTAACTTTGGCTCTTTGCATAAGGGCCGCTGTACACTCCAATGCCGGTGCCAGAGTTGAGCTGGTGGCCTGGGTGTGACGGAGGCGTT is part of the Labrus mixtus chromosome 16, fLabMix1.1, whole genome shotgun sequence genome and encodes:
- the irx4b gene encoding iroquois-class homeodomain protein IRX-4b, which codes for MAYSQLGYSYPTTPQFLTTSSSLSSGLEPGTPPSHPGHQLNSGTGIGVYSGPYAKSQSYYNTCASDATALYSRGPPDPKDGAASAHVGTSQTPAYYPYEYTLGQYPYDRYGYSCSDGASRRKNATRETTSTLKAWLQEHQKNPYPTKGEKIMLAIITRMTLTQVSTWFANARRRLKKENKVTWSPRACKSCDDRGCDDDSDEAEKPLKSEKDLSDQQCEDMQSDLDDFELLESEGSDCEQKPQFLPEDNNANPNTDTRHRHLTRNPDPPQGKERASPGCHKLTSVQQQKNTYYPNQDLRSTEIKPKIWSIAHTAASLDGRLHPEYPPCMLSSTGSSGPGYPSNMALTKADRQQESPVASLREWVDGVFHGPSFHQTKPADVWKGLNDSDSRTPGQSFEVVRSTSL